Proteins from a genomic interval of Beijerinckia indica subsp. indica ATCC 9039:
- a CDS encoding RT0821/Lpp0805 family surface protein, translating to MRQVSNVRTEERLNRALGHGEETMGPTDLARSKESRSAKQPIRLLGGLPLIVITSALMGGCSVSIPMSPLIDRETVTGSLPSKLTPPLPLAPGLDDEDRRLAKTALATALDPTANGRTIEWANPRSGVRGSFTAVGKAPDPRGRTCATFIADVIQERTTRPLRGRACAEHAGAWTIVEIERREGSA from the coding sequence ATGCGGCAGGTGTCGAATGTGCGGACAGAAGAGCGGTTGAATCGCGCCCTTGGGCATGGCGAAGAGACCATGGGCCCGACCGATCTGGCGCGATCCAAAGAATCACGATCCGCGAAACAACCAATACGACTTTTGGGTGGTCTTCCCCTGATCGTGATTACATCCGCCTTAATGGGCGGCTGCTCTGTTTCCATACCCATGTCTCCTCTGATCGATCGGGAGACGGTCACAGGCTCCTTACCGTCGAAACTGACACCGCCCTTGCCGCTTGCGCCTGGGCTCGACGACGAGGACCGAAGGCTTGCCAAAACGGCATTGGCCACGGCGCTCGATCCCACGGCCAATGGCCGGACCATCGAATGGGCAAATCCGCGCAGCGGCGTCAGAGGATCGTTTACAGCGGTTGGCAAGGCGCCCGACCCACGCGGGCGGACATGCGCCACCTTTATCGCCGATGTCATTCAGGAGCGAACCACCCGCCCCTTGCGCGGACGGGCTTGTGCCGAACACGCGGGCGCGTGGACGATCGTCGAGATCGAACGGCGCGAGGGAAGCGCCTGA
- the pdxH gene encoding pyridoxamine 5'-phosphate oxidase — protein sequence MGRDVPTATQSDTNPFETFAAWFAEAEKSEINDPNAMALATVDASGLPDVRMVLLKAFDSTGFVFYSNAESAKGRQLAGNMQAAAVLHWKSLRRQIRFRGPVSQVSTAEADAYFASRPLQSRIGAWASQQSRPLESRFALETAVAKFTAKHALTPLTRPPYWVGYRIVPLAIEFWSDGAFRLHDRIRYFRQADTEPWSKERLYP from the coding sequence ATGGGTCGTGACGTTCCGACAGCCACGCAATCGGACACGAATCCCTTCGAGACTTTTGCCGCCTGGTTCGCCGAAGCCGAAAAAAGCGAAATCAACGATCCGAACGCCATGGCGCTCGCGACCGTCGACGCGTCGGGCTTGCCCGATGTGCGGATGGTGCTGCTCAAGGCCTTCGACAGTACCGGATTCGTCTTTTACAGCAATGCCGAAAGCGCCAAGGGGCGCCAACTCGCCGGCAATATGCAGGCCGCTGCCGTATTGCATTGGAAATCCCTGCGCAGGCAGATTCGTTTTCGTGGGCCGGTCAGTCAGGTGAGTACGGCGGAAGCAGATGCCTATTTCGCATCCCGTCCGTTGCAGAGCCGCATCGGGGCCTGGGCGAGCCAGCAGTCACGTCCGCTCGAAAGCCGTTTCGCGCTTGAGACGGCGGTCGCTAAATTCACCGCCAAACATGCTCTGACACCTTTGACGAGACCGCCCTATTGGGTCGGTTATCGTATCGTGCCCCTCGCCATCGAATTCTGGTCCGATGGTGCTTTCCGGCTGCACGACCGTATTCGCTATTTCCGGCAG